The Flavobacteriales bacterium genome contains the following window.
AGCGGGGACGCGGCCGTGATGGCGCCAAGACCTTTCACCGTACCGCTCTGCAACAGCCACCCCGCTATGCGCAGGAAGCCGACAACGATGACGATGCCGTAGAGCGCCTTACGCATCGCGACGCTTGCCGTTCACATTGCGGAACAGGAGCATGTCCACCAGCCGTGTCTCGCGCTCTGGCTTGAAACCGCATGGTGCATACTGCTCCTTCGCGTTCTCATAGGTGCCGAAGAGCATGTCCCATACGGGCAGGTCGCTGAAGTTGTTGAAATGCTTGCCGCGTTGGTGGTGGATGCGGTGCATCTCCGGACGCTGGAAGAAGTAGCCCATGGCTTGTGGCGTCTTCACGTTCATGTGGTAGATGTACTCGCCAACACTGCTGTAGAGCAGGCACCAACCGGCGGCTTCCAGCGAAAGCCCGAGCACCAGGAAGTTGATGCTGCCGATGATGATGGAGTTGGCGACGATCTCAAGCGGATGCTTGAAGAACGACGTGATCGTTTCGATGCGCTGCGGACTGTGGTGCACTTGGTGGAACGCGTTCCA
Protein-coding sequences here:
- a CDS encoding sterol desaturase family protein; this encodes MIGVMIAIGLGFIVLERIVPDQKLPHVKGWWTRVIIINLLQLGVLFLGRATWDKWLQGASLFDLSTLAPWIGGLIGYFVVTFVFYWWHRWRHEVDFLWNAFHQVHHSPQRIETITSFFKHPLEIVANSIIIGSINFLVLGLSLEAAGWCLLYSSVGEYIYHMNVKTPQAMGYFFQRPEMHRIHHQRGKHFNNFSDLPVWDMLFGTYENAKEQYAPCGFKPERETRLVDMLLFRNVNGKRRDA